A window of Nocardiopsis sp. Huas11 genomic DNA:
CGGAGGTGTCCTTACTGGCCGTAGACGTTCTGGTAGCGGTCGTAGAGGGCGTCGATGTGTTCCTGGGGCAGGCGCTCGACGGGCCCGTTCTCGCGGGCGAGGTGGACGGTGCGGGCCACGTCCTCGCACATGACGGCCGCCTTGACGGCCGCGCGGGCGGTGTCTCCGACGGTGAACACGCCGTGGCCGCGCATGAGCACGGCCGGGGAGCGCTGTCCCTCGAGGGTGGCGACCAGGCCCTTGCCGATGTCGTCGCCGCCGATGAGGGCGAACGGGCCGACCGGGATGTCGCCGCCGAACTCGTCGGCCATCGCGGTGATGGCGCACGGGACGGGTTCGCCGCGGGCGGCCCACGCCGTGGCGTAGGGGCTGTGGGTGTGCACGACACCGCCGACGTCGGGGCGGGCCCGGTAGACGTAGGCGTGCGCAGCGGTGTCGCTGGAGGGCTTGTGCCGGCCCTCGACGACGGCGCCGTCGAGGTCGCACACCACCATGTCCTCGGGCGTGAGGTCCTCGTAGGACACTCCGCTGGGCTTGATCACCATCAGGTCGGCGTCGGGGACGCGGGCGGAGATGTTCCCGCTGGTCCAGGTCACCAGGTTCCAGCGCAGGAGTTCGGCGTGCAGGGCGCACACCTGCTCGCGCAGGGCGTCGGCGGTCATCGTGTTCCCTTCCGGGCGGCGTTGCGGAGGGCGCGCAGGCGGTGCAGGCTCTCGCTCCCGCCGCGGCCGAAGTGGTCGTGCAGTTCGGTGTAGAGGGCGTAGAGGTCGTCGTAGGCGGCGGCGCGCGCGGGGTCGGGGTCGACGGTGTCCTCGCGGACGCCGCCCATGGCCGCGGAGGCCGCGTGGATGTCGGGGTGGGCCCCGGCCGCGACCGCCGCGTGGATGGCGGCGCCCACGGCACAGCTCTGTTCGGAGGCCACGAGCCGGATCGGCCGGTCGAGCACGTCGGCGTAGACCTGGAGGACGAAGGGGTTGCGGACCATGCCGCCGCCGACGGTGAAGTCGTCGACGGGGACCCCTGCGGACTCGAAGGCCTCGACGATGGTGCGGGTGCCGAAGGCGGTGGCCTCGATCAGCGCCCGGTAGACCTCCTCGGGGCGGGTGGCCAGGGTGAGGCCGACCAGGACCCCGGACAGGTCGTGGTCGACCAGGACCGAGCGGTTGCCGCTGTGCCAGTCCAGGGCGACCAGGCCGTGGGCGCCGACGGGCTCCCCGGCGGCCATCGCCGAGAGCAGGTCGTGGACGGACAGTCCGCGTTCGCGCGCCAGCTCGTGGTACTCCGGGGGGACGTAGGAGTCGGCGAACCAGGCGAAGATGTCGCCGACGCCGCTCTGTCCGGCCTCATAGCCCCACATGCCGGGGGCGATGCCGCCGAGCGCGAGCCCGCACATGCCGGGCACCTCGGCCAGCACGTCGGAGTTCATGACATGGCAGGTGCTCGTTCCCATGATGGCGAGCATCCGGCCGGTGCCGGTGGTCTGGGCGGTGGCGGCGGTGACGTGGGCGTCGACGTTGCCGACGGCCACCGGCACGCCCTCGGGGATCCCGGTCCAGGCGGAGGCGCGGGCGGTGACGCGGCCCGCGCGCTCGCCGAGTTGGGAGAGGGGGTGGGCGAGCTTGTCCTCGGCGAAGGAGGCGAAGGCGGGGTCGAGGGCGCCCAGGAAGTCCTTGCCGGGCCAGGCCCCGTCCTGGTGGATGCCCTTGTACCCGGCGGTGCAGACGTTGCGGGTCTCCTGGCCGCACAGTTCCCACACGATCCAGTCGGCGGCCTCGATCCACCGGTCGGTGCGGTCGTAGACCTCGGGGTCCTCCCGCAGGACCTGCAGGCCCTTGGCGAACTGCCATTCGGAGGAGATGCGGCCGCCGTAGCGGGGCAGCCACTTCTCGCCGCGGGCGGCGGCCAGGGCGTTGATGTCGTCGGCCTCGCGCTGGGCGGCGTGGTGCTTCCACAGCTTGGGCCAGGCGTGCGGGCGGTCGGCCAGGCCCGGCAGCTCGTTGAGCGGGGTGCCCTCGCGGGTGACGGGCATGACGGTGCAGGCGGTGAAGTCGGTGCCGATGCCGATGATGTCGGCCGGGTCGACGCCGGCGGCGGCGATGGCCTCGGGGACGGCGGTGCGCAGGACCTGCCGGTAGTCCTCGGGGGACTGCAGCGCGGTCTCGGGCGCGAGGGGGTCGGTGCCGCCGGGCAGGGTGCGGGAGATGACGCCGTGCTCGTACTCGTGGACGGCGGTGCCCAGTTCGGCCCCGTCGGCCACGCGGACGACGACAGCGCGGCCGGAGAGGGTGCCGAAGTCCACCCCGATGGCCACGGCGTCGGGGCCACCGGTTCTGTGAGCGTTAACATTCTGGGCCACGCGTGTGCCCTCCTCGGGGGTGTGTGCGGATGTCGTGGTCGTTGCGGGCGGTCGTTGCGGGAGCGGGGTCAGTGGTGCGGCCGGAGGCCGTCCGTTGAGGGTGGTAGCCCCTCCTCTTCGCGAAGCGCCTCAGGGGCGATGGTGGGCGACGGGTGGGCGGTGCGGCCCCGCGGACGGGGCGGGCCCGCTGCTCTGGCGCACCCGCAGCCGTGCGGGCACGATGAGCCGCAGGGCCGGATCGGGCTCGGGAGCGGACGCGGAGTCGGAGTCAGGTTCGGTGTCGGTGTCGGCGGGCTCGGCGCCGCGCCGCTCCCCCGCGCCCAGCTCGTCGAGCAGCGCGCGCAGGCTCATCCGGCCGAGCTGGGCGAAGTCCTGGGCGACGGTGGTCAGGGGCGGAGCGAGGAACTCGGCCTCGGGGACGTCGTCGAACCCCACGACGCTGATGTCGTCCGGGACCCGGAGCCCGGCCTCGGCCAGGGCCCGCAGGAGGCCGATCGCCATCTGGTCGTTGGCCACGAACACCGCGGTGACCGGTTCCCCGTCGGCACGCCGCCGGACCAGGCTCCGGCCCTTCTCGTAACCGGAGCGGGGGCTCCAGTCGCCGACGAGCGGCTCGGGGGCGGTGGTCCCGGCCTCGGCCAGGGCGCGGCGCCAGCCGGCCACCCGGGACTCGGCCTCCAGCCACTCCGGGTCGCCCGAGATGTGGTGGACGGTGCGGTGCCCCAGGTCGAGGAGGTGGCGGACGGCGTCGTGGGCGCCCTGGACCTGGTCGACGCACACGACCGGCAGCCCCGACCCCTCGCCGCCCTCGACCGCCACCAGGGGGCGCGGCCCGGGCATCGCGGCCAGGACCTCCACCAGCGCCCGCTGCGGGGCGATGGCGATGCAGCCCTCGACGGACTGCTGGATGAGGTAGTCCACGGCCTCGGCGACGCCGGCGGGACTGACGTCGTCCAGGCTGACGATGCTCAGGAAGTACCCCGCCTCGCGGGCGGCCCGCTCGATGCCGGCCAGGGTCTGGGCCGGACCGAACAGCGTGGTGTCGAAGGCGATGACCCCCAGGACGTTGGTCCGGCGGGTGACCAGGGCGCGCGCGGTCGAGTTGCGGTGGTAGCCGAGCTCGTCGATGGCCCGCTGGACGCGGATCGTCGTCTCCGCCCGCACGTTCGGGTGGCCGTTGACGACCCGGGACACGGTCTGGTGCGAGACGCCGGCCAGGCGGGCGACGTCGGCCATGACGGGGCTGCGGCCACTCTGCGGGGTCACCTGGACGGCACCTCCTCGTAACACTCGGGAAAGTTCTGTGACGCAGCCAACATTGTTAGCGTTAACAGGAACGGCGTCAAGACTTCCGAGGAGAAAACTCCCGAATCGGGTCAGCCCAGCAGGCGGGAGTGGAGCACGGTGGCGGAGGTGTCGGAGAGCGAGGCGACCTGGTCCACGACCGCCCGGAGGGCGGAGGCGTCGTCCTCGGCGGCGGCGAAGGCCTCGGCGAACTGGGGGTCCAGCTCGCCCGGGGCGCCCTTCCAGAGCGCCTCCACCAGTTCGGTGACCGTCCGGCGCTCCTCGACCTGGTAGGCCAGGGCCTCGGCGCGCGACATCACGAAGTGGGCGGCGACCGCCTTGAGCAGCGCGCACTCCAGCAGGGCCCGGCGCGGAACGATGAGGTCGGCGCCGTAGCGGGTGAGGCGGCCGGGCCCGTAGGCCGCGCGCGTGGCGCCCTCGGCGGCCCGGCAGAAGCGGCCGATGAGCTCGCTGGTGAGGTTCTTCAGCGCGGCGAGCGAGGCCAGGTCCCCGGTGAACTCGGCCGGCCACACGGGCGCGGCCAGCAGCTCGGTGAAGACCTCGTCCAGCTCCGCGGGGTCGGCGTCGCAGTAGGAGTCGGCGGCCACCCGCACGACCTCGGCGCGCTCGACGGGGCTGCGCAGGGCGGCCATGCGCACGAGCCCGGCGTGCAGGGCGTCCTCGACGTCGTGGACGGAGTAGGCCACGTCGTCGGACCAGTCCATGACCTGGGCCTCGAAGCAGGTCCGGCCCGCAGGCGCGCCCTCGCGCAGCCAGTCGAAGACCTCGGTGTCGTCGGGGTAGCAGTTGAACTTGCGGGTGTCGCCGCCCTCGCCCCGGCGCCAGGGGTACTTGACCGTGGCGTCGAGGGTGGCGCGCGTGAGGTTGAGCCCGGCGCTGCGCCCGTCGGGGTCGATGACCTTGCCCTCCAGGCGCACGAGCAGGCGCAGGCTCTGGGCGTTGCCCTCGAACCCCCCGCAGGCGGCCGCGGCCTCGTCCAGCGCCCGCTCGCCGTTGTGCCCGAACGGGGGATGGCCGAGGTCGTGCGACAGGCACGCGGCCTCGACCAGGTCGGGATCGCAGCCCAGCACCTGGCCGAGCTCGCGCCCGATCTGCGCGCACTCCAGGGAGTGGGTGAGCCGGGTGCGCGGAAAGTCGCTCACACCGGGCTGGACGACCTGGGTCTTGGCGGCCAGACGACGCAGCGCCGAGCTGTGCAGGACCCGGGCGCGGTCGCGTTCGAAGGGGCCGCGGGCGCGGTTCTTGCGCCGTTCCCGGGCCATGCGCTCGGTGTCCCGGGCCTGGTAGCCGAGGACGCGTCCTTCGTCGCCGGAACCGCTCGTCATCACTGCGAGCCTACTTCCCGCCGGTGACGGAACCGAACGCCGGGTCAGGCGGCGTTCACGCGGATGTCGCTGCTGTCGTTGAAGATCCAGTAGTACCAGAGGGACGTGGTCTCACGGGTGATGTACCACAGCTGGGTGCGGCGCTCGATGACGGCCGGACCCGAGCGCGCGGGCGAGGCGCCCGCCTCGATGCCGAAGTCGTCCGCCATCTGCTTGGAGCGCAGGCTGTGCCAGGGGTCGGAGACCAGGATCGCGGTCTCCCAGCCGTTGGCGGCGAAGACCTCCGAGACGGCGGCGATGCTCTGCAGGGTGTCGCTGCCCTCCTCGACCGCGACGACGGAGTCGGCGGGCACGCCCACCTCGACCAGCCAGTTGCGGCCCGAGGCGGCCTCGGTGAAGTTGTCGTCCGGCAGTTTGCCGCCGACGGTGACGATGACCGGGGCCACGCCTTCGAGGTAGAGCTCCTGGGCCTGGCGCAGCCGGGCCTCGAAGACCGGCGAGGGGACGCCGTTGTACTGGCTGGCCCCCAGCACGATGATGGCGTCGGAGGGGGTGCGGTCGTCCTGGCGGGCGGTGTACCACACCCAGCCCCACGTCGCCGGGGGCACGGCCAGGACGGCCAACAGCAGCAGGGTGACGATCCAGCGCAGCCGGATCCGGCGGCGCGGGCGCCGGCGCCGGGGCTGCCGGGGACGGCGACGGGCGGCGCGCTCGGGTTCGGGTTCGGGTTCCACGCCGGGTCCGGGTCGGAAGCCGTCGTCGGCTCCGAAGTCGTCATCGGGCCCGAAGTCGGAGTCGGGGCCGGAGTCGCTCTGGGCTCCGGGCCGGGGTCCGGTGTGCGGCGCGCGCCCGCGGGGCGGGGGGCGGTCGCGGACGAAGCGGCGGGTGAAGGACGTCTCCGCGCCCTCGCCGGCGCCCTGGGCGCCGCCGGCCGCATCGCCGCCGGCCGCATCGTGTCCGGCCGGCCGCTCCGGCCGGGAGGGGAACTCCTCGCGGAAGAACGCACGGGTCGTGCCGGCCGCGGGGTCGCGCTCGAAGGACATGGTGCTCCCCGCGCCGGGTTCCGAAGCGGGCTCGGCACCGAGGCCGGAGCCGCCGGCTCCGGCCACCTCGGGCTCGCGCGCGAGGGTGCGTGTGGCGTCGTCTCCGTCCGCGGTCGCGGCCGGGGCGTACTCGCTCCGCGAGAAGACCCGGGTGGCCTCGTCATCGATGGAGGCACCGGCCGGGGCCTCCCACGGCTCTTCGCCGTGACCGTCGCCTGCCACTCGCACCGGCTCACCTCCGCACAATTCGCTGACTGGAGTACTCACCCCTACTGGGACGGCTTCCGACCACCGCTGGTTCTCGGCAGGCCGACCCGTTCGGGGGACGAACCTGAGGTGAGGAGGGGCGGGGAAGACGGCCAGGCCAGCGGTCGAGAATATATCACGAAAAGGTCACGATGACCCCTGGTGGGCAGTTCCCCGCCGGGACATGAGTCTAGGGCGTGCGCGGACGGGAGGCATCCGCCCGACGCCGCGTTCCCACGGCCGCGGACGCCCCTGCGGACGCCACCGCCCCCGCGGGTGTGCGCGGGGGCGGTGGCTCGGTGTGCCGGGGGCCGGTCAGCCGGAGGCGCGGCCCGCGGCCCGGCCGGCCTCCAGGCGCGCCACCGGTACTCGGAAGGGCGAGCAGGACACGTAGTCCAGCCCCACCTCGTGGAAGAAGTGCACCGAGGCCGGGTCGCCGCCGTGCTCACCGCACACGCCGAGCTTGATCCCCGGGCGCGCCGCCCGGCCCTCCTCGACGGCGATGCGGATGAGGCGGCCGACACCGTCGACGTCCAGCGACTCGAACGGAGAGACCCCGAAGACGCCCTTCTCCAGGTAGGCGGAGAAGAACGACGCCTCCACGTCGTCGCGGGAGAAGCCCCACACGGTCTGGGTGAGGTCGTTGGTGCCGAAGGAGAAGAACGCGGCGTGCTCGGCGATCTGCCCTGCGGTGAGCGCGGCACGGGGCAGCTCGATCATGGTGCCGACCGGGAAGTCCAGGTCCAGACCGTTCTCCTCCCCCACCTCGCGCAGGACGCGCAGCGCGTCGTCGCGGATGATCTCCAGTTCCTGCACCGTGCCCACCAGCGGGATCATGATCTCCGGGCGGGGACGGCCGCCCTGCCTGATCCGGTCCACCGCGGCCTGGGCGATGGCGCGCACCTGCATCGTGAACAGGCCGGGGACCACCAGGCCCAGGCGCACGCCGCGCAGGCCCAGCATCGGGTTCTGCTCGTGCAGCTTGTGCACGGCCTGGAGCACCCGCAGGTCGTTCTCGTGGCTCTCGCCGCGCGCCTCGGCCACGGCCACGCGCACCGACAGCTCGGTGATGTCGGGCAGGAACTCGTGCAGCGGCGGGTCCAGCAGGCGCACGGTGACCGGGAGGCCGTCCATGGCGCCGAGGATGCCGTTGAAGTCCTCCCGCTGCAGGGGCAGCAGTGCGCCGAGCGCCTCCCCCTGCTCGTCCTCGGTGTCGGCGAGGATGAGCCGTTCCACCAGCTGGCGGCGGTCGCCGAGGAACATGTGCTCGGTCCGGCACAGCCCGATGCCCTGGGCGCCCATGCGGCGGGCGCGGGCGGCGTCCTCGGGGGTGTCGGCGTTGGCGCGCACGTACATGCGGCGGGCGGCGTCCACGTAGTGCATCAGCCGGTCCACGGCGCGCACGAGGTCGTCGGCCTGGTCCGAGGCGGGGTCGATCTCCCCCTCGAAGTAGCGCACGACCGGGGAGTCCACCACGGCGACCTCGCCGAGGTAGACCTGGCCGCTGGTGCCGTCGATGGAGATGACGTCGCCCTCCTCGACCACCTCGCCGCCGGGCGCGGTCATCCGCCGGTTCTTGGTGTCGATGTCGAGCTCCTCGGCACCGCACACGCAGGTCTTGCCCATGCCGCGGGCGACCACGGCCGCGTGCGAGGTCTTGCCGCCGCGGCTGGTGAGGATGCCCTCGGCGGCGATCATGCCCTCCAGGTCGTCGGGGTTGGTCTCCCGGCGGCACAGGATGACCCTCTCCCCGCTGCGGGACCACTTGACGGCGGTGTAGGAGTCGAAGACGGCCTTGCCGACCGCGGCTCCGGGCGAGGCGTTCATGCCGCGGCCGATCCGGTGCACGTCGGGATCGGTGGCGGCGCTGTCGTCGAAGCGCGGGAACATCAGCTGGGCGAGCTGGTCGCCGGTGACGCGCTGGACAGCCTCGTCGAGGCTGATCATGCCCTGGTCGACGAGCTGGTCGGCGATGCGGAAGGCGGCGCCCGCGGTGCGCTTGCCCACGCGGGTCTGGAGCATCCACAGCTTGCCGCGCTCGATCGTGAACTCGATGTCGCACAGGTCGCGGTAGTGGTTCTCCAGGGTCTGCATGATGCCCATCAGCTCCTGGTAGCTGGCGGCGTCGATCTTCTCCAGGTCCGCGAGGGGGACGGTGTTGCGGATGCCGGCCACCACGTCCTCGCCCTGGGCGTTCTGGAGGTAGTCGCCGTAGACGCCGGGCTGGCCCGAGGCGGGGTCGCGGGTGAAGGCGACGCCGGTGCCCGAGTCCATACCGAGGTTGCCGAAGACCATGGAGCAGATGTTGACCGCGGTGCCCAGGTCGGAGGGGATGCGCTCCTGGCGGCGGTAGAGCACCGCGCGGGGGGCGTTCCAGGAGTCGAAGACCGCCTTGACGGCGAGGGTCATCTGCTCGCGGGGGTCGGAGGGGAAGGGGCTGCCGGTCTGCTCCTGGACGATGTCCTTGAAGCGGGCGACGAGGGCGCGAAAGTCCGCGGCGTCCAGGTCGAGGTCGTTGGTGATGCCCTTGGCCGCCTTGGCCTCCTCGATGGCCTCCTCGAAGAGCTCGCCGTCGATGTCCTGGACGGTCTTGCCGAACATCTGGATGAGGCGCCGGTAGGAGTCCCACGCGAAGCGCTCGTCGCCGCCCTGGGCGGCCAGGCCGACGACCGACTCGTCGTTGAGGCCGATGTTGAGGACGGTCTCCATCATGCCCGGCATCGAGAACCTGGCGCCCGAGCGCACGCTCACCAGGAGCGGGTCGTCGGGCTGGCCGAGCCGGCGGCCCATGGCCTTCTCCAGCTCCTTGAGGTTGGCCTCGATCTCGGCGTCGAGCCCGGCGGGGACGCTGCCATTCGACAGGTAGTGCCGGCACGCCTTCGTGGTGATCGTGAAGCCGGGGGGCACCGGTAGACCGAGGTTGGTCATCTCGGCGAGGTTGGCCCCCTTTCCGCCGAGGAGATCCTTCTGGTCCTTGCTGCCCTCGGTGAAGTTGTAGACGTACTTGGCCACGGGGGTGCTCCCTCGTTCTTCTCGACGGCTCCGCGGTGGGATCGGCCCCTCGCCCGGATGGGACCGGACTCTATCCGCACCGTGCGCGACTCCCCTGTCATGAACTCCCCGATTGCGATGTTTCCGCAGTTCAAGGAGGTTGAACAGGTCTATACCAATGGTTCAGCTCGGGTACACCGGCCCCTTGCGCCCAGACTACGACCGAAACGGGCCCGCGCCACGGCGACACCGCCGCCGACCTGGGAACTCCGTGCAGGCGCCGGAGAGCGGGTCATCCGGGAACAGGCCGCTGACGGCACTCTTTGCGCCAGAACCACACCCGCCACACCCAGGCGCGGCCGGACACGCCGACACGGGCCCGGACGCGGCGGTGTGCGAGGCGACACAGCATTACCTGGCAGTAACCTACGGGTGCGTAAGTTAGGCTGCCGGTGAGGCCCCGCACAGGCGCGGGACGGGTGGACGCGAGGAGTGCGACGGTGTCGAAGGAGCAGCAGAACCAGACCGAAACGGTGACGAGCCGAGCGCGCGAAGCCGCCGAGGACCTGCTGGAAGCGGTCAAACCCCGCCTGCGCGGGTGGCTGCACCTGGGCACCGCGCCGCTCGCCCTGGCCGCAGGCATCGTCCTGGTGTGCCTGTCACCCACCCTGCCCGCCATGGCCGCGAGCGCGGTGTACGCGCTCAGCTCGGTCCTGTTGTTCGGCACCTCGGCCGTCTACCACGTGGGCCGCTGGTCCCCCCGCGCGCAGAAGGTCCTGCGCCGCCTGGACCACTCCAACATCTACCTGATCATCGCGGGCACCTACACGCCCTTCGTGGTCCTGGTCCTGGACGGCCCGCTGCGCGCGGCGATGCTCGCGCTGATCTGGGGCGGCGCCACGGCGGGCGTGGCCTTCAAGCTGCTGTGGCTCAACGCGCCCCGGTGGCTGTCGACGGCGCTGTACCTGGCCATCGGATGGGTCGCGGTGCTGTTCATCCCCGACCTGATCGGCGGGACGAACCCGGCGACGTGGATCCTCATCCTCGTCGGCGGCGTGCTCTACAGCGTGGGCGCGGTGGTCTACGGACTCAAGCGCCCCAACCCCGCGCCCCGGTGGTTCGGCTTCCACGAGATCTTCCACTCCCTGACCATCGCGGCGTTCGTCTGCCACTATGTCGCGGTCTCCTTCGTGGTCTACACCGCCGCCTGACCCTCGCCACTGGTAATGGGAAAAGCCATTAACTAGAGTGTGCGCATGGTCTCCATCTCCCGGGAACTCCCGACCGAGTCCGAAGCCCGCCTCCGGCGGGTGCTGCGCGCCACCGACATCGAACACCTGCCGGGCCACTGGTGCTTCCGGCGCCTCACGGGGGCGCCGCCGCCGGACGCCCTGGCCACGGTCAGGGACGCCGACGGCTGGTGCGCCCTCACCCCCGCCGAGGGCGAGGTCGCCGAGCCGTTCGGCCTCACCCTGAGCACGTTCCCGCCGGGGATCGACAACAGCGGCTACATCGGGTGGGTATCGACGACCCTCAAGGAGCGCACCGGCAGCGGCGTGTTCGTGGTGTGCGGCGACAACCCCCGCCGCGGCGGCGTCTTCGACTACCTCGGGTACCCCGCCGAGGCCGCGGACGCCGTCCGCGGCGTGCTCGACGACCTGCGCCGGCCGCCGTCGGAGGACCGCCTCGGCCTCGACCTGCGGGTGTTCGAAGTGGCCGAGACCTCCGGCGCGAGCGCGATCTCCCCAGACACGCGGTTCGAGTTCCGGGAACGGGACGGCCGCGTCGAGGCCCGCTACTCCGGCGGCGCCGTCGACCAGGGCTTCCTCGTCGGCCGGCGCGAGGACGACCGCGTGACCACCGCCTACTCCCAGGTGGACGCCGCCGGGCACGCGCGGGCGGGCACCGCCGTGATGCGCCTGACCGGGGACGGCGACGGCGGTCTGCTGCTCGTCGAGGACTTCACGTGGTCGGACGGGGCGACGGGCCGCAACGTGCTCCGGGCCGCGGGGGGCACCCGTGCCCGCTGAACCCGTGGCCGTCGCGTTCGCCAACACCCGTTCCTCCCCGCACCGGGACCGCATCGCCGAGCTCGACCAGTGGCGCGCCTGGTGCGACGCCCGGCCCGGCCTCAAGGCCGTGGGACGCGCCGTCGACGCCGACGGGCTGACCCTCCTGCGCGCGGCGCGCGACGACGTCCAGGAGGTCCTGCGTGCCGCGGCGGCGCGGGAGGACCCCGACCCCGCCGTGGTCGACCGGCTGCCGGCACTCACCCGCGGCCCGGCGCCCGGGCTCGCGTGGCACGGGGACCGCTACGAGCTGACCGTGCCCGAGGGCGGGAGCCCGGCCGCGGCCCTCGCGCACCACCTGGCGGGCGCCGCGATGGGCCTGGTGGTCACCGGGCCGCCCCTCGCGGTGTGCCGGGGCCAGGGCTGCCTCAAGGTCTTCGTGGCGACCCGGGCGGACCGCCGCTGGTGCGACGGCGCCGCCTGCGGCAACCGCGCACGGGTCCGCTCGCACCACCGCAAGCGGAGCGGTCCGGACGCGTGACGGCCGCCCGTCCCGCTCGGGGACGGGCGGCCGGACCCGCCCGGTCGTCCGCGTCAGGCGAAGCCGAACACCGGCGGGAACACCAGCACGACCAGCCCCGCCCAGACCGCGTAGACCGGCAGGTAGGTCGTCTGCCATCGTTCGATCGCCGCGAAGGGGCGCGTACCCCGCACGAAGCCCGCGAGCAGCCACGCCGACCAGGCCAGGTGCACCAGCAGCACGAGGTTGAGGCCGAGCGCGGCGGTCTTGTTGGCGGTGAACCCGAACTCGGCGATACGGGTCAGCATCGCCGTCAGCGCGACGGCGTCGACCGCCAGCGCCGCTCCGACCAGCGCGAGCTGGAGCCAGTCGAAGACGCCCGGCCGGGCCATCGGGTCGCGCGCGCTGATCGAGTACAGCAGGAGGAACAGGACCAGCACCAGCACGGCGTCCATGAGGATGAGCAGGCCGCGGTCCACCGTGGTCAGCGGCCCGTTCACCAGGAGCGCCACCAGGTCCGCCACCAGCATCACCAGCGCCAGCGGCGTGAAGACCCGGGTCAGCACGGGCGCGATGTTCTCCACCACGCTCTTCTTGGCCTCCACCAGCCACGCGGCCACCAGCAGCGCGCCGGGCAGGCCGAACGGCAGGAGCCAGTCCTCCAGGACCGGTTCGAGGTCGATCTCGACCACGGAGAGCACGCCGAAGGTGAGTCCGACCAGGACCGCCGACCCCAGCATGATCAGCGCCAGGTACATCGCCAGTTCGCCCATGAAGCGCACGAAGTCCATGCGCCGCTCGTGGGACCGCCAGTGCCCTCCCGTGTGCAGGACACCCACGAGCAGCCACAGCAGGACCGGAGCGTGCGTCAACGCGAGCACGGCGGTCATCCCCGGCGCCGGCTGGGCACCGCCGGGGATCATCGCGAACGGGTAGAGGTTCACCGCCAGGGCGGGCACCGCCGCGACGGCGGCCACCGCCGCGCACACGCGCCACGGCACGCGCCGCTTCCAGGCGAACCACCCCGCCAGGAACGGGA
This region includes:
- a CDS encoding LacI family DNA-binding transcriptional regulator; translated protein: MADVARLAGVSHQTVSRVVNGHPNVRAETTIRVQRAIDELGYHRNSTARALVTRRTNVLGVIAFDTTLFGPAQTLAGIERAAREAGYFLSIVSLDDVSPAGVAEAVDYLIQQSVEGCIAIAPQRALVEVLAAMPGPRPLVAVEGGEGSGLPVVCVDQVQGAHDAVRHLLDLGHRTVHHISGDPEWLEAESRVAGWRRALAEAGTTAPEPLVGDWSPRSGYEKGRSLVRRRADGEPVTAVFVANDQMAIGLLRALAEAGLRVPDDISVVGFDDVPEAEFLAPPLTTVAQDFAQLGRMSLRALLDELGAGERRGAEPADTDTEPDSDSASAPEPDPALRLIVPARLRVRQSSGPAPSAGPHRPPVAHHRP
- a CDS encoding deoxyguanosinetriphosphate triphosphohydrolase, which translates into the protein MTSGSGDEGRVLGYQARDTERMARERRKNRARGPFERDRARVLHSSALRRLAAKTQVVQPGVSDFPRTRLTHSLECAQIGRELGQVLGCDPDLVEAACLSHDLGHPPFGHNGERALDEAAAACGGFEGNAQSLRLLVRLEGKVIDPDGRSAGLNLTRATLDATVKYPWRRGEGGDTRKFNCYPDDTEVFDWLREGAPAGRTCFEAQVMDWSDDVAYSVHDVEDALHAGLVRMAALRSPVERAEVVRVAADSYCDADPAELDEVFTELLAAPVWPAEFTGDLASLAALKNLTSELIGRFCRAAEGATRAAYGPGRLTRYGADLIVPRRALLECALLKAVAAHFVMSRAEALAYQVEERRTVTELVEALWKGAPGELDPQFAEAFAAAEDDASALRAVVDQVASLSDTSATVLHSRLLG
- a CDS encoding YdcF family protein; the encoded protein is MRVAGDGHGEEPWEAPAGASIDDEATRVFSRSEYAPAATADGDDATRTLAREPEVAGAGGSGLGAEPASEPGAGSTMSFERDPAAGTTRAFFREEFPSRPERPAGHDAAGGDAAGGAQGAGEGAETSFTRRFVRDRPPPRGRAPHTGPRPGAQSDSGPDSDFGPDDDFGADDGFRPGPGVEPEPEPERAARRRPRQPRRRRPRRRIRLRWIVTLLLLAVLAVPPATWGWVWYTARQDDRTPSDAIIVLGASQYNGVPSPVFEARLRQAQELYLEGVAPVIVTVGGKLPDDNFTEAASGRNWLVEVGVPADSVVAVEEGSDTLQSIAAVSEVFAANGWETAILVSDPWHSLRSKQMADDFGIEAGASPARSGPAVIERRTQLWYITRETTSLWYYWIFNDSSDIRVNAA
- a CDS encoding L-ribulose-5-phosphate 4-epimerase, giving the protein MTADALREQVCALHAELLRWNLVTWTSGNISARVPDADLMVIKPSGVSYEDLTPEDMVVCDLDGAVVEGRHKPSSDTAAHAYVYRARPDVGGVVHTHSPYATAWAARGEPVPCAITAMADEFGGDIPVGPFALIGGDDIGKGLVATLEGQRSPAVLMRGHGVFTVGDTARAAVKAAVMCEDVARTVHLARENGPVERLPQEHIDALYDRYQNVYGQ
- the ppdK gene encoding pyruvate, phosphate dikinase; the protein is MAKYVYNFTEGSKDQKDLLGGKGANLAEMTNLGLPVPPGFTITTKACRHYLSNGSVPAGLDAEIEANLKELEKAMGRRLGQPDDPLLVSVRSGARFSMPGMMETVLNIGLNDESVVGLAAQGGDERFAWDSYRRLIQMFGKTVQDIDGELFEEAIEEAKAAKGITNDLDLDAADFRALVARFKDIVQEQTGSPFPSDPREQMTLAVKAVFDSWNAPRAVLYRRQERIPSDLGTAVNICSMVFGNLGMDSGTGVAFTRDPASGQPGVYGDYLQNAQGEDVVAGIRNTVPLADLEKIDAASYQELMGIMQTLENHYRDLCDIEFTIERGKLWMLQTRVGKRTAGAAFRIADQLVDQGMISLDEAVQRVTGDQLAQLMFPRFDDSAATDPDVHRIGRGMNASPGAAVGKAVFDSYTAVKWSRSGERVILCRRETNPDDLEGMIAAEGILTSRGGKTSHAAVVARGMGKTCVCGAEELDIDTKNRRMTAPGGEVVEEGDVISIDGTSGQVYLGEVAVVDSPVVRYFEGEIDPASDQADDLVRAVDRLMHYVDAARRMYVRANADTPEDAARARRMGAQGIGLCRTEHMFLGDRRQLVERLILADTEDEQGEALGALLPLQREDFNGILGAMDGLPVTVRLLDPPLHEFLPDITELSVRVAVAEARGESHENDLRVLQAVHKLHEQNPMLGLRGVRLGLVVPGLFTMQVRAIAQAAVDRIRQGGRPRPEIMIPLVGTVQELEIIRDDALRVLREVGEENGLDLDFPVGTMIELPRAALTAGQIAEHAAFFSFGTNDLTQTVWGFSRDDVEASFFSAYLEKGVFGVSPFESLDVDGVGRLIRIAVEEGRAARPGIKLGVCGEHGGDPASVHFFHEVGLDYVSCSPFRVPVARLEAGRAAGRASG
- the araB gene encoding ribulokinase — translated: MAIGVDFGTLSGRAVVVRVADGAELGTAVHEYEHGVISRTLPGGTDPLAPETALQSPEDYRQVLRTAVPEAIAAAGVDPADIIGIGTDFTACTVMPVTREGTPLNELPGLADRPHAWPKLWKHHAAQREADDINALAAARGEKWLPRYGGRISSEWQFAKGLQVLREDPEVYDRTDRWIEAADWIVWELCGQETRNVCTAGYKGIHQDGAWPGKDFLGALDPAFASFAEDKLAHPLSQLGERAGRVTARASAWTGIPEGVPVAVGNVDAHVTAATAQTTGTGRMLAIMGTSTCHVMNSDVLAEVPGMCGLALGGIAPGMWGYEAGQSGVGDIFAWFADSYVPPEYHELARERGLSVHDLLSAMAAGEPVGAHGLVALDWHSGNRSVLVDHDLSGVLVGLTLATRPEEVYRALIEATAFGTRTIVEAFESAGVPVDDFTVGGGMVRNPFVLQVYADVLDRPIRLVASEQSCAVGAAIHAAVAAGAHPDIHAASAAMGGVREDTVDPDPARAAAYDDLYALYTELHDHFGRGGSESLHRLRALRNAARKGTR